One stretch of Rhizobium rhizoryzae DNA includes these proteins:
- a CDS encoding TRAP transporter small permease subunit, translating to MTVLLALSRAIDAVTSFIGRWVSWLLLAAVLISAGNAVMRKALDISSNAWLEVQWYLFGTVFMLAAAYALLQNEHVRIDILSSTWSKRTRDLIDLTLHIIFLLPFASLMTYLAWPWFWLSYQSGEISSNAGGLIIWPAKLAVLIGFALLLAQAFSEIIKRFAVVTGRIPDPREEKSSEAAAPASEVTHG from the coding sequence ATGACTGTGCTCCTTGCTCTCAGCCGCGCCATCGATGCGGTGACGAGCTTCATTGGTCGCTGGGTGTCGTGGCTGCTACTGGCGGCTGTCTTGATCAGCGCTGGCAATGCCGTCATGCGCAAGGCGCTCGATATTTCGTCGAACGCCTGGCTTGAGGTTCAATGGTATCTGTTTGGCACTGTTTTCATGCTCGCAGCAGCCTATGCCTTGCTGCAGAACGAGCATGTCCGCATTGACATTCTGTCCTCCACCTGGAGCAAGCGCACGCGTGACCTGATTGATCTGACGCTTCACATCATCTTCCTTCTGCCATTTGCAAGTTTGATGACCTATCTGGCATGGCCATGGTTCTGGCTTTCCTATCAGTCAGGCGAGATATCTTCGAATGCCGGCGGCCTCATCATCTGGCCGGCAAAGCTGGCTGTCCTGATCGGCTTTGCGCTTCTGCTCGCTCAGGCCTTCTCTGAGATCATCAAGCGTTTCGCCGTCGTTACGGGCCGGATACCGGATCCGCGGGAGGAGAAATCTTCGGAAGCCGCAGCCCCAGCCTCCGAGGTGACCCATGGCTGA
- a CDS encoding 2-hydroxyacid dehydrogenase, with protein sequence MTDNKITVLVPGRMHPRVLERLAQAFDLLQTPVGSEMQISDEQRARIRGVATTNKMPAEWIDQLPNAEVIANFGVGYDGVDARHAATKGILVTNTPDVLNDEVADTTIGLLLNTIRRLPVAETYLREGRWEKEGPFPLTPLSLKNRHVGLLGLGRIGLEIAKRLEPFKVKLSYHTRTPRKDVSYTYASSAVELAKSVDTLISIIPATPETHKIINAEVLAALGPNGVFINVGRGTSVDEEALEAALRQGTIAAAGLDVFYDEPKIPAGFFDLPTLCMLPHVASASVPTRNDMADLVVDNLIKWFSEKQLLTAVPETPVTT encoded by the coding sequence ATGACTGACAACAAGATCACCGTGCTCGTGCCGGGCCGCATGCATCCCCGCGTTCTGGAACGGCTGGCGCAGGCCTTCGATCTTCTGCAGACGCCTGTCGGTTCTGAAATGCAGATTTCGGATGAGCAGAGAGCCCGTATTCGCGGTGTGGCGACCACCAACAAGATGCCTGCCGAGTGGATCGATCAACTGCCGAACGCTGAAGTGATTGCCAATTTCGGCGTGGGCTATGACGGGGTGGATGCCCGGCATGCGGCCACCAAAGGCATTCTCGTCACCAACACGCCGGACGTTCTGAACGACGAGGTGGCGGATACGACGATCGGCCTTCTCCTGAACACGATCCGCCGTCTGCCGGTGGCCGAAACCTATCTGCGCGAAGGACGCTGGGAAAAGGAAGGACCGTTCCCGCTCACGCCGCTTTCGCTCAAGAACCGGCATGTCGGCCTTCTGGGGCTGGGGCGTATCGGGCTTGAGATTGCCAAGCGGCTGGAGCCGTTCAAGGTGAAGCTCAGCTATCACACGCGCACGCCGCGCAAGGATGTGAGCTACACCTATGCGTCTTCTGCCGTGGAACTGGCGAAGTCTGTTGATACGCTGATCTCCATCATTCCGGCGACGCCGGAAACGCACAAGATCATCAATGCCGAGGTTCTGGCGGCACTGGGGCCGAACGGCGTTTTCATCAATGTGGGTCGAGGCACCAGCGTCGATGAAGAGGCGCTCGAGGCCGCGCTGCGCCAGGGCACCATTGCCGCCGCAGGACTGGATGTCTTCTATGACGAGCCGAAGATTCCAGCCGGGTTCTTCGATCTTCCCACTCTTTGCATGCTGCCGCATGTGGCTTCGGCATCGGTGCCGACACGCAACGATATGGCCGATCTCGTTGTCGACAACCTGATCAAGTGGTTCAGCGAGAAGCAGTTGCTGACGGCCGTGCCGGAAACGCCGGTTACGACCTAA
- a CDS encoding CobW family GTP-binding protein has translation MADTATQKPVPVTVLTGYLGAGKTTLLNRILSESHGKKYAVIVNEFGEIGIDNDLIVESDEEIYEMNNGCVCCTVRGDLIRVVEGLMRRPGRFDGIIVETTGLADPVPVAQTFFMDDDVRSKTELDAVVALVDAKHLPLRLKDSREAEDQIAFADVVVVNKTDLVTPAELATIEEIVRAINPTARIYKTTRSGVDLARVLDQGAFNLERALENDPHFLEHGHEDHVCGPDCDHHHHDHDHGHDHGHHHHDHGHDHHHDHGHDHHHHAAPSAIHDVTVKSISLRGGEMNPDRFFPWIQKITQTQGPNILRLKGIIAFAGDDERYVVQGVHMIIEGDHQRAWKEGEKRESRLVFIGRDLDREKIEQSFLACQANG, from the coding sequence ATGGCCGATACTGCGACACAGAAGCCCGTACCCGTGACCGTTTTGACCGGTTACCTCGGCGCCGGCAAGACAACGCTTCTCAACCGCATCCTGTCCGAAAGCCACGGCAAGAAATACGCCGTCATCGTCAACGAGTTCGGTGAAATCGGCATCGACAACGATCTTATCGTCGAGTCGGACGAAGAGATCTACGAGATGAACAACGGCTGCGTCTGCTGCACGGTGCGTGGCGACCTGATCCGCGTGGTCGAAGGCCTCATGCGCCGTCCGGGCCGCTTCGACGGCATCATCGTTGAAACCACCGGCCTTGCTGATCCGGTGCCGGTTGCCCAGACCTTCTTCATGGACGACGACGTGCGCTCCAAGACGGAACTGGACGCGGTCGTGGCCCTCGTGGATGCCAAGCATCTGCCGCTGCGCCTGAAGGATAGCCGCGAGGCTGAGGACCAGATCGCCTTTGCCGATGTCGTGGTCGTCAACAAGACGGACCTCGTAACGCCGGCAGAACTGGCGACGATCGAGGAGATCGTACGCGCCATCAACCCGACGGCTCGCATCTACAAGACCACCCGTTCGGGTGTCGATCTCGCCCGCGTGCTGGATCAGGGGGCGTTCAACCTGGAACGCGCGCTGGAAAACGATCCGCATTTCCTCGAACATGGCCATGAAGACCATGTCTGCGGACCGGATTGCGACCACCATCACCACGATCATGACCACGGGCACGACCATGGCCATCATCATCATGACCATGGTCACGATCACCACCATGACCACGGGCATGATCACCACCACCATGCAGCACCGTCTGCCATCCATGATGTGACCGTAAAGTCCATCTCGCTGCGCGGCGGTGAAATGAACCCGGATCGCTTTTTCCCGTGGATCCAGAAGATCACGCAGACGCAAGGCCCCAACATCCTGCGTCTGAAGGGCATCATTGCATTTGCGGGCGATGACGAGCGTTATGTGGTTCAGGGTGTTCACATGATCATCGAAGGCGACCACCAGCGCGCCTGGAAGGAAGGCGAAAAGCGCGAAAGCCGCCTCGTCTTCATCGGCCGCGATCTGGACCGCGAGAAGATCGAACAGAGCTTCCTCGCCTGCCAGGCAAATGGCTGA
- a CDS encoding gamma-glutamyl-gamma-aminobutyrate hydrolase family protein produces the protein MTLPLIAIPADIRHLDKADWHAVQTQYVNAVLKVANGMPIIIPALETGADLQTVLDRVDGVLISGSATNVHPSLYGADWTEADGPFDPARDATSLELIRQTIERGIPLLAICRGIQELNVALGGTLAREIQDQPGTWDHRKPPVESRDEMYSIRQPVLIEQGSCMERYLGLTGEVQVNSLHRQAIGEKAPRLQVEAKAQDGTIEAVSVIGATGFAVGVQWHPEYWAEGDRPSRALFEAFGAAVRDYAAHRPKA, from the coding sequence ATGACCCTGCCGCTCATCGCCATTCCCGCCGATATTCGCCATCTCGACAAAGCGGATTGGCACGCCGTCCAGACGCAATATGTCAACGCCGTGCTGAAGGTCGCCAACGGAATGCCGATCATCATACCGGCGCTTGAAACCGGGGCGGACTTGCAGACGGTTCTTGATCGGGTGGACGGCGTCCTGATCTCGGGCTCGGCCACGAATGTCCACCCTTCCCTCTACGGCGCGGATTGGACTGAAGCAGACGGCCCTTTCGATCCCGCCCGTGATGCCACCTCGCTAGAACTCATTCGCCAGACGATAGAACGCGGCATTCCGCTGCTCGCCATCTGCCGGGGAATACAGGAATTGAACGTTGCACTTGGAGGAACCCTGGCGCGAGAGATTCAGGATCAGCCCGGCACATGGGATCATCGCAAGCCGCCGGTCGAAAGCCGTGACGAGATGTATTCGATCCGCCAGCCAGTGCTGATCGAACAGGGGTCCTGCATGGAACGCTATCTGGGTCTGACCGGAGAAGTTCAGGTCAACTCCCTGCACCGTCAGGCAATCGGCGAGAAAGCGCCGCGCCTGCAGGTGGAAGCCAAGGCACAGGATGGCACTATCGAAGCCGTGTCGGTGATCGGCGCCACAGGCTTTGCCGTCGGCGTTCAATGGCATCCGGAATACTGGGCGGAAGGAGATCGTCCCTCCCGCGCCCTATTCGAGGCATTCGGAGCCGCCGTCCGAGACTATGCGGCCCATAGACCAAAGGCCTGA
- a CDS encoding LacI family DNA-binding transcriptional regulator: MVQKIKLSTIAESLGLSTATISLALRDSPLVASDTREKIKEQARALGYIYNRRAASLRTSRSGIIGVVVHDIMNPFYGEILKAIESELDRSRQTFILSNHYDSVEKQRTFIETLLQLGGDGVIMSPAIGTPLEDVKLAEANGMPAILVARSMEGVDLPTYRGDDSYGISLATNHLIGLGHRSIAMIGGTDQTSTGRDRYQGYVNALRKAGIEVDSELRIPGPRTKQGGFEAAVHFLSLPQKPTAAVCWNDLVAIGLMNGIARAGLTPGKDISVTGYDDLEEASIATPALTTVWNGQTEVGRLAARALLDRLAGSHEPDGIHLIKPEMRIRQSTGPYQPRS, encoded by the coding sequence GTGGTTCAGAAAATCAAGTTGTCGACCATCGCGGAGAGCCTTGGGCTGTCTACCGCGACCATATCGCTTGCGCTGCGTGACAGTCCGCTTGTTGCTTCCGATACGCGGGAGAAGATCAAGGAACAGGCCCGCGCGCTTGGGTATATCTACAACCGCCGTGCTGCCAGCCTGCGGACATCCCGCTCGGGTATCATCGGGGTTGTCGTGCACGACATCATGAACCCGTTCTACGGAGAAATTCTCAAGGCCATCGAAAGCGAGCTGGATCGCAGCCGCCAGACCTTCATTCTCTCCAATCATTATGACTCGGTCGAAAAGCAGCGCACCTTCATTGAAACGCTTCTGCAGCTTGGTGGTGACGGTGTCATCATGTCTCCTGCAATCGGAACGCCGCTTGAGGATGTGAAGCTGGCCGAGGCGAACGGCATGCCCGCAATCCTCGTCGCGCGCTCCATGGAAGGGGTGGATCTGCCAACCTACCGTGGCGACGACAGTTACGGCATTTCGCTTGCCACCAACCATCTTATCGGACTGGGTCACCGCAGCATCGCGATGATTGGCGGTACGGATCAGACGTCGACCGGGCGTGACCGCTATCAGGGCTATGTGAATGCGCTTCGAAAGGCCGGGATCGAGGTGGATTCCGAGCTGCGCATTCCCGGGCCTCGCACGAAGCAGGGCGGGTTCGAGGCAGCGGTGCATTTCCTGTCTCTGCCCCAGAAGCCGACGGCTGCCGTGTGCTGGAACGATCTCGTTGCCATTGGCCTGATGAACGGCATTGCCCGAGCGGGACTGACGCCAGGCAAGGATATTTCCGTCACCGGCTACGACGATCTGGAAGAGGCATCCATCGCTACACCCGCTCTGACCACCGTCTGGAACGGCCAGACCGAGGTGGGGCGCCTTGCTGCACGCGCGCTGCTTGACCGCCTTGCCGGAAGCCATGAGCCGGATGGCATTCATCTCATCAAGCCGGAGATGCGGATCCGCCAGTCAACCGGACCCTACCAGCCGCGTAGCTGA
- a CDS encoding creatininase family protein, with translation MSPELPRPRFHENDRTLPPERRADWIVVLPLGAHEQHGPHLPFETDSLIAAGLVERLIDALPKDLPVSFLPVERIGYSIEHADVPGTRTLSFAQAINRWLAIAEGLADQGIRKFVMLNAHGGNSPLMTVVATEARVRFNMLAVATSWTRFGQPESWISPEAKAIDIHGGDIETSVMLALHPDKVDMAKAASFGSRQSDFARDFKHLRAYGPHAFGWKMSDLNRQGVAGNAAAATAQRGEQLVAHAVSGFLELLDDVHRFDLSTLS, from the coding sequence ATGTCCCCAGAACTGCCTCGGCCCCGCTTCCACGAGAATGACAGGACGCTGCCCCCCGAAAGGCGGGCAGACTGGATTGTCGTCTTGCCGCTCGGTGCCCATGAGCAGCATGGGCCGCATCTGCCCTTCGAGACCGATAGCTTGATCGCCGCCGGTCTCGTCGAGCGCCTGATCGACGCCCTGCCGAAAGATCTGCCCGTCTCCTTCCTGCCCGTCGAACGCATTGGCTATTCCATCGAGCATGCGGACGTGCCCGGCACGCGCACACTTTCCTTTGCGCAGGCCATCAACCGCTGGCTGGCGATTGCGGAAGGCCTGGCGGACCAGGGCATTCGCAAATTCGTGATGCTGAATGCCCATGGCGGCAATTCTCCACTGATGACGGTGGTCGCGACCGAAGCACGCGTGCGCTTCAACATGCTGGCCGTCGCCACGAGCTGGACCCGCTTCGGCCAGCCGGAAAGCTGGATCTCGCCTGAAGCCAAAGCCATCGATATTCATGGCGGCGATATCGAAACATCCGTCATGCTGGCTCTTCATCCTGACAAGGTCGATATGGCAAAAGCGGCCTCCTTCGGTTCCCGCCAGTCCGACTTCGCCAGAGACTTCAAGCATCTGCGCGCCTACGGGCCCCACGCCTTCGGCTGGAAGATGTCCGACCTGAACAGGCAGGGCGTTGCCGGAAACGCGGCTGCAGCAACGGCACAACGCGGCGAACAGCTCGTTGCCCATGCGGTGAGCGGCTTTCTCGAACTGCTGGATGACGTCCACCGCTTCGACTTGTCCACGCTCTCGTGA
- a CDS encoding MarR family winged helix-turn-helix transcriptional regulator: MSKKKGEKKEKAGRKKAPGGAHDLAPALAGAARSMRTVHSRNLLEAGLYSGQDGVILELAEGEALTPGELAHRLGVKAPTMTRTIGRMEAQGFVQRKPDGGDGRQVKVHLTPLGLHSLEKINLATAATNSKALEDFSDKEIRTLLKLLKALNRNLIGEAQSEDEEEVVTD, translated from the coding sequence ATGAGCAAGAAAAAGGGCGAGAAGAAGGAAAAGGCTGGCCGGAAGAAGGCGCCCGGCGGCGCGCATGATCTGGCGCCTGCGCTTGCAGGGGCCGCTCGTTCAATGCGAACGGTCCATTCTCGCAATCTCCTGGAGGCAGGGCTCTATTCCGGTCAGGACGGAGTTATATTAGAGCTGGCTGAAGGTGAGGCTTTGACACCCGGTGAGCTGGCGCATCGTCTTGGTGTGAAGGCTCCCACCATGACCCGCACCATTGGCCGCATGGAAGCGCAGGGCTTCGTTCAGCGAAAGCCGGACGGCGGCGATGGCCGTCAGGTAAAAGTGCATCTGACGCCTCTGGGTCTGCACAGCCTCGAAAAGATCAACCTTGCCACCGCTGCAACCAACTCCAAGGCGCTTGAGGATTTCTCCGACAAGGAGATCCGGACACTGTTGAAGCTTCTGAAGGCGCTCAATCGGAATCTGATTGGAGAGGCGCAATCCGAGGATGAGGAAGAGGTTGTGACAGATTGA
- a CDS encoding TRAP transporter substrate-binding protein, which translates to MDRRSFFKKAAAAGTGAAAATALAAPAIAQSAPKITWRLTSSFPKSLDTIYGGAEDIAKHVAAATDGNFTIQTFAAGEIVPGLQAADAVSAGTVEMCHTCSYYYVGKDPTFAIGTAIPFGLNQRLTNSWFYEGNGTKLLNEFYATHGLIGYIAGNTGVQMGGWFRKEINTVDDFKGVKMRIAGLAGRVVEKLGAVPQQIAGGDIYPSLEKGTIDAAEWVGPYDDLKLGFYKVAKFYYYPAFWEGGPVIHAFMNKAKFEALPKSYQAVLQDACAFANSNMMAKYDAKNPIAIKQIVANGTTLRPFSQPILEAAFNASKEVYAEISAKNEWFKKIYEDQVAFKKEGYLWMQLAEYTYDTFMMIQQRNGKL; encoded by the coding sequence ATGGATCGTCGTTCATTCTTCAAAAAGGCAGCTGCAGCCGGCACGGGTGCTGCTGCAGCAACTGCGCTTGCGGCACCTGCCATTGCGCAATCTGCACCAAAGATCACCTGGCGTCTGACATCGTCGTTCCCGAAGTCTCTGGACACGATTTATGGCGGTGCGGAAGACATTGCCAAGCATGTGGCCGCTGCGACCGATGGGAACTTCACCATCCAGACCTTTGCGGCGGGCGAAATCGTTCCCGGCCTGCAGGCGGCGGATGCCGTTTCCGCCGGAACGGTCGAAATGTGCCACACCTGCTCCTACTACTATGTCGGCAAGGACCCGACGTTCGCGATCGGAACGGCAATTCCCTTCGGTCTCAACCAGCGTCTCACGAACTCCTGGTTCTACGAAGGCAATGGTACGAAGCTCCTCAACGAATTCTACGCGACTCACGGTTTGATCGGCTATATCGCGGGTAACACCGGCGTGCAGATGGGTGGCTGGTTCCGCAAGGAAATCAACACCGTTGACGATTTCAAGGGCGTCAAGATGCGTATTGCCGGTCTCGCCGGCCGCGTCGTCGAGAAGCTGGGCGCTGTGCCACAGCAGATCGCTGGTGGCGACATTTATCCGTCGCTGGAAAAAGGCACTATCGATGCCGCCGAATGGGTCGGTCCTTATGACGACTTGAAGCTCGGCTTCTACAAGGTCGCCAAGTTCTACTATTACCCGGCCTTCTGGGAAGGTGGTCCGGTTATCCACGCCTTCATGAACAAGGCGAAGTTCGAGGCTCTGCCGAAGTCCTACCAGGCAGTGCTTCAGGACGCCTGCGCCTTTGCCAACAGCAACATGATGGCGAAATACGACGCCAAGAACCCGATTGCGATCAAGCAGATCGTAGCCAATGGCACGACGCTGCGTCCTTTCAGCCAGCCGATCCTCGAAGCAGCCTTCAACGCTTCGAAGGAAGTCTATGCCGAGATTTCCGCCAAGAACGAATGGTTCAAGAAGATCTACGAAGATCAGGTGGCTTTCAAGAAGGAAGGTTATCTGTGGATGCAGCTTGCTGAATACACCTACGATACCTTCATGATGATCCAGCAGCGCAACGGCAAGCTCTGA
- a CDS encoding aa3-type cytochrome c oxidase subunit IV gives MDHHHAGPVETGAPMDYREHEKTYDLFLAGAKWGTMMCVVLLIAMLAGFYAGGGLLGGILVFFILNAAGFYLLS, from the coding sequence ATGGATCATCATCACGCAGGACCGGTCGAAACAGGCGCTCCGATGGATTATCGCGAGCACGAAAAGACCTATGACCTGTTCCTGGCCGGTGCCAAGTGGGGCACGATGATGTGCGTGGTCCTGCTGATTGCCATGCTGGCTGGTTTTTACGCCGGTGGCGGTCTGCTCGGCGGCATCCTCGTATTCTTCATCCTGAACGCGGCCGGTTTCTATCTACTGAGTTGA
- a CDS encoding TRAP transporter large permease, whose product MIHIIALNLPLVMFSSVMLMLLLGYPVAFTLAAGGLIFFVVGVELSHISPDIRLFWPLLQSHPERIYGIMYNDTLLSIPFFTFMGIILERSRMAEDLLDTIGQLFGPVRGGLAYAVILVGALLGATTGVVAASVMAMGLISLPIMMRYGYNRPLVSGTIAASGTLAQIVPPSLVLIVMADQLGRSVGDMYVGALYPALLIVGTYCLYIFAVTLVKPEWAPALPQEARTLGNGVTSLAVMFVIAIGLYYLGLHVLFVGIQSEEWRLVAALAFAVGVVYVVALVNEKIEKKIISRLSERVIIVLIPPLALIFLVLGTIFLGIATPTEGGAMGATGALLLALAKGRLTLGSIKTALDATTRLSAFVMMILIGARVFGLTFYGINGNVWMEELLLALPGGEYGFLIVVTIIVFILGCFLDFFEIAFIMVPLLAPVADKLGIDLVWFGIILGINLQTSFLTPPFGFSLFFLRSIAPASPWVDKVTGKTMPPVRTTEIYRGVFPYIIIQFVMILVVIAFPGLVMHYKTDQPTTNPSDVQIQLPGMGSGSTPGNDGLQLGLPPLGGQNGSAPAMGLPPLTFGNDSLPAGQSGSAPALGLPPLNGLPGQQPTQTQPSGQPDLSQPPKINP is encoded by the coding sequence ATCATTCATATCATTGCACTCAATTTGCCACTGGTGATGTTTTCATCAGTGATGCTGATGCTGCTTCTTGGCTATCCTGTTGCTTTCACGCTCGCAGCGGGCGGCTTGATCTTCTTCGTTGTCGGCGTTGAACTCTCGCATATCTCACCAGATATCCGGTTGTTCTGGCCCCTCCTCCAGTCGCATCCCGAACGCATTTACGGGATCATGTATAATGACACGCTGCTGTCGATCCCCTTCTTTACCTTCATGGGGATCATCCTGGAGCGATCGAGGATGGCGGAGGATCTGCTGGACACAATCGGCCAGTTGTTTGGCCCTGTCCGCGGCGGTCTTGCCTATGCAGTCATCCTTGTCGGTGCATTGCTCGGAGCAACGACCGGTGTCGTTGCTGCATCCGTCATGGCCATGGGATTGATCTCGCTTCCGATCATGATGCGGTACGGCTATAACCGTCCGCTCGTATCTGGCACGATCGCAGCATCCGGCACGCTCGCACAGATCGTGCCACCATCGCTCGTTTTGATCGTTATGGCCGATCAGCTTGGTCGCTCTGTTGGCGACATGTATGTCGGCGCACTCTATCCCGCCCTGCTGATCGTGGGCACCTATTGCCTTTACATCTTCGCGGTCACACTGGTGAAGCCAGAATGGGCACCCGCCCTGCCGCAGGAAGCACGCACGCTTGGAAATGGCGTAACGTCGTTGGCTGTGATGTTCGTCATTGCGATTGGCCTCTATTACCTTGGCCTTCACGTTCTCTTTGTCGGCATTCAGAGTGAGGAATGGCGGCTTGTTGCGGCTCTGGCATTCGCCGTCGGCGTCGTTTATGTGGTGGCGCTCGTCAACGAGAAAATCGAAAAGAAAATCATCTCGCGTCTTTCCGAACGCGTGATCATCGTTCTGATTCCGCCTTTGGCCCTTATCTTTCTGGTTCTCGGCACGATCTTCCTCGGCATTGCCACGCCGACGGAAGGTGGCGCCATGGGTGCCACAGGTGCCCTTCTTCTTGCACTTGCCAAGGGCCGCCTGACTCTTGGGTCAATCAAGACGGCTCTGGACGCAACCACGCGCCTGTCGGCCTTCGTCATGATGATCCTGATCGGTGCGCGTGTGTTCGGCCTCACCTTCTACGGCATCAATGGCAATGTCTGGATGGAGGAACTGCTGCTGGCGCTGCCGGGCGGAGAATATGGCTTCCTGATCGTTGTCACGATCATCGTCTTCATTCTGGGCTGCTTCCTCGACTTCTTCGAGATTGCCTTCATCATGGTCCCGCTTCTGGCACCTGTTGCAGACAAGCTCGGCATCGATCTGGTCTGGTTCGGCATCATCCTCGGCATCAACCTCCAGACCTCGTTCCTGACACCACCGTTCGGCTTCTCCCTCTTCTTCCTGCGCTCGATTGCGCCAGCAAGCCCATGGGTCGACAAGGTCACAGGCAAGACCATGCCGCCTGTCAGGACGACGGAAATCTATAGGGGCGTCTTCCCCTACATCATCATTCAGTTCGTGATGATTCTGGTTGTGATTGCATTCCCGGGACTGGTCATGCATTACAAGACAGACCAGCCGACAACCAATCCTTCCGATGTGCAAATTCAATTGCCGGGAATGGGATCCGGCAGCACACCTGGAAATGACGGTCTGCAACTTGGCCTCCCCCCGCTCGGTGGGCAGAACGGTTCAGCGCCCGCCATGGGCCTGCCCCCGTTGACCTTTGGCAATGACAGCCTGCCAGCAGGCCAATCCGGTTCAGCTCCAGCATTGGGACTGCCGCCATTGAATGGTCTGCCTGGGCAACAGCCGACACAAACGCAACCTTCCGGTCAGCCGGATTTGAGCCAACCGCCCAAGATCAATCCTTGA
- a CDS encoding WD40 repeat domain-containing protein: MPTVAPFDIEGHVIATHFLGDTPFFATAAGELRRLDEGEKVTPLHAGMLTCIKDPFSASLLTGGEDGKVMRVAADGSSKLIAEAPRKWITVVAGGPQGAVGYAYGKASIIVLPDGSTKEFGEERTVEALAFASKGLRIAAARYNGVSLHWVSTNTPPTDLEWKGAHTGVTFSPDGRFLVTTMQENALHGWKLDGKPGEPRHMRMTGYPSKVKSYSWSPKGKWLATSGAPAAIVWPFSAKDGPMGKAPLELGTRANIMVTCVAFHPAEEVLAIGYIDGMVLGVRVGDGKEALLRRPGNGAITAMSWSANGKLLAFGSEAGDCGIIDIAA, encoded by the coding sequence ATGCCGACAGTTGCCCCGTTCGACATCGAAGGACACGTGATTGCGACACATTTCCTGGGTGATACGCCCTTCTTCGCCACGGCTGCGGGAGAGTTGCGCAGACTGGATGAAGGAGAAAAGGTCACGCCCCTGCATGCGGGTATGCTGACCTGCATCAAGGACCCTTTCAGCGCTTCCCTGCTGACGGGCGGCGAAGACGGCAAGGTGATGCGTGTGGCTGCCGATGGCTCGAGCAAGCTGATTGCCGAAGCGCCACGAAAGTGGATCACGGTTGTCGCGGGCGGACCGCAGGGTGCGGTGGGTTACGCCTACGGCAAGGCCAGCATCATTGTACTGCCGGATGGTTCAACCAAGGAATTCGGCGAAGAGCGCACGGTCGAGGCGCTGGCCTTTGCGTCCAAGGGTTTGCGCATCGCAGCTGCACGCTACAACGGCGTTTCCCTGCATTGGGTCAGCACCAATACGCCGCCGACCGATCTGGAATGGAAAGGCGCGCATACCGGCGTGACCTTCTCGCCAGATGGTCGCTTTCTTGTCACCACCATGCAGGAAAATGCCTTGCATGGCTGGAAGCTGGACGGCAAGCCGGGTGAGCCGCGCCATATGCGCATGACCGGTTATCCGTCCAAGGTCAAATCCTACTCCTGGTCTCCCAAGGGAAAATGGCTGGCAACCTCTGGTGCGCCAGCGGCTATCGTCTGGCCTTTCTCGGCCAAGGATGGCCCCATGGGCAAGGCACCGCTGGAGCTTGGCACGCGCGCAAACATCATGGTCACCTGCGTTGCCTTCCATCCTGCCGAGGAGGTTCTCGCCATCGGCTACATCGATGGCATGGTGCTGGGCGTTCGTGTCGGCGATGGCAAGGAGGCGCTTCTGCGCCGTCCGGGAAATGGCGCCATCACCGCCATGAGCTGGAGTGCCAATGGCAAGCTTCTGGCGTTTGGTTCCGAAGCTGGCGACTGCGGCATCATCGATATCGCAGCCTGA